A single Candidatus Methanomethylophilaceae archaeon DNA region contains:
- the pylD gene encoding 3-methylornithyl-N6-L-lysine dehydrogenase PylD — protein MTRLTPDMIAGVPDDKIDLDSKLIRMCGTTVKEMAIQAAGLEGDVDLSGFDVAVVPITSGLGVIGGFAKSVDAIVRRLGMASHVTDGTDVQGFSEAIRDGADLIMMADDTMFIAYNVREGKQTKNSWGTAMGYSVCLKNAAGGDLNGKDVLVIGAGFVGTEAVQILKAMGANVSVTDILFEKAERLESLYGVTALRDVESAISSHKYILNAAPASFPGKIMAEGSVISTPGVPHNFDAEGMRKAKAIIHDPLEIGTAVMAVNSAAFTLKKNL, from the coding sequence ATGACCAGGCTCACCCCCGACATGATCGCCGGCGTTCCGGACGACAAGATCGATTTGGATTCCAAGCTCATCAGGATGTGCGGCACTACCGTGAAAGAGATGGCCATCCAGGCTGCCGGCCTCGAAGGAGACGTGGATCTCTCCGGATTCGATGTCGCAGTGGTTCCCATAACATCCGGGCTCGGTGTCATAGGAGGCTTCGCCAAATCCGTCGATGCCATAGTCAGAAGGCTCGGGATGGCGTCTCATGTGACCGATGGGACCGACGTCCAAGGTTTCTCGGAGGCCATAAGAGATGGCGCCGACCTCATAATGATGGCCGACGACACGATGTTCATCGCATACAATGTCCGCGAAGGGAAGCAGACCAAAAATTCCTGGGGCACCGCGATGGGATATTCGGTATGCCTGAAGAACGCTGCCGGAGGAGATCTGAATGGGAAGGATGTCCTCGTGATCGGCGCAGGATTCGTCGGAACCGAAGCGGTGCAGATCCTGAAAGCCATGGGCGCCAACGTTTCAGTCACCGACATCCTGTTCGAGAAGGCTGAGAGGCTTGAATCCCTGTATGGCGTCACCGCCCTCAGGGACGTGGAATCCGCGATTTCGTCCCACAAATACATACTGAACGCCGCTCCGGCATCCTTCCCGGGAAAAATCATGGCCGAAGGCTCCGTGATTTCCACGCCCGGAGTCCCGCACAATTTCGATGCCGAAGGAATGCGGAAAGCCAAAGCGATAATCCATGACCCTCTCGAAATTGGGACTGCGGTCATGGCTGTCAACAGCGCCGCGTTCACCCTGAAGAAAAACCTCTGA
- a CDS encoding multidrug efflux SMR transporter, with amino-acid sequence MISASLLWVIAGGILEPVWVVMMKKYDTAKNYRWFWLALTGLFMYLSPMCVGMAMKDMDLGIAYSMWTGMGAVFTMIVGYFLYHEKVDRIKIGLVFLILVGVVGLHISSGVAA; translated from the coding sequence ATGATCAGCGCATCGCTGCTTTGGGTCATAGCCGGAGGGATTCTTGAGCCAGTATGGGTCGTCATGATGAAGAAGTACGACACCGCCAAGAATTACAGGTGGTTCTGGCTGGCCCTCACGGGGCTGTTCATGTATCTGAGTCCGATGTGCGTCGGAATGGCCATGAAAGACATGGACTTGGGGATAGCGTATTCGATGTGGACCGGCATGGGAGCGGTATTCACGATGATAGTCGGATATTTCCTCTACCATGAAAAGGTGGATCGCATTAAGATCGGGCTGGTATTCCTGATTCTCGTGGGCGTCGTCGGGCTCCATATATCATCCGGGGTGGCCGCATGA